From Falco cherrug isolate bFalChe1 chromosome W unlocalized genomic scaffold, bFalChe1.pri SUPER_W_unloc_1, whole genome shotgun sequence, the proteins below share one genomic window:
- the LOC129734865 gene encoding uncharacterized protein LOC129734865, which produces MGNGRSKPCEKSPLGCILKHWSDIVGQGGTENRRKLVKYCNQWWPLYKLESDAKWPQEGGTLDYNTLLQLMLFLRREGKWDEVSYADMFFVLRDKPEWQKDCGLVPPRDPMVLALEREDRTERKGKLKRCCSACSIGQRCIKLNGEQEPELNDLFNPPYRVERQGLAGAPSPPPGEQEEEIPQVIYKENQTPGATQGNTKTAITAPNSPVSSRTRQKSILQAPLREAVNPDGGTMKIKVPFTGADLREWKEAAREYRNDPIKTAQNFKFLIKQHNPDWSDIQLLLDCLTETEKQLVIKTAGDLAKEHYNIKGDNYREWFPLLDPEWDPNRAAEMGRLQAYQEWIFRGMEKAIPRTINWAALYEVRQGPSETPSEFLDRIRDAMRWHTSLDPNSEVGAQQLISLFLGQSQGDIRRKLQKLRPPENRDLEKLVEEAWRIFSNREEGYKQDQKKILAVVRENENQKSKVKSRRGLTPLGRNQCAICKRTGHWKNECPERRHQENTKWRNNQGKTIAHMEEEN; this is translated from the coding sequence atgggaaatggaaggagtaagccctgtgaaaaatcgcctttgggttgtatattaaaacattggagtgatatcgtaggacagggtggtaccgaaaatagaaggaaattggttaaatattgtaatcagtggtggcctttgtataaattggagagtgatgcgaaatggcctcaggagggaggaacgttagattataacactctcctgcaattaatgttgtttctgaggagagagggaaaatgggatgaagtatcatatgcagacatgttcttcgtcctccgggacaaacctgagtggcaaaaggactgcggcttagtaccccctcgggatcctatggtactagcactagaaagagagGACAGGACGGAGCGTAAAGGAAAGTTAAAAAGATGTTGCTCAGCATGTAGTATTGGACAAAGGTGTATCAAATTAAACGGAGAACAAGAGCCCgaattaaatgatttatttaatcCACCTTATAGAGTGGAGAGACAAGGTTTGGCCGGGGCTCCCAGTCCACCCCCAGGCgaacaagaggaagaaattccacaagttatttataaagaaaaccaaacacccgGTGCCAcacaaggaaacacaaaaacTGCCATTACGGCTCCAAATAGTCCGGTGTCTTCACGCACCAGACAGAAGTCTATTTTACAGGCACCCCTCCGAGAAGCTGTAAATCCGGACGGaggaacaatgaaaataaaagttccGTTCACGGGCGCTGATCTGAGAGAATGGAAAGAGGCTGCCCGAGAATACCGTAATGATCCGATAAAGACggcacagaattttaaatttctaataaaacagCACAATCCTGACTGGAGTGATATACAATTATTATTAGATTGTttgactgaaactgaaaaacaattagTCATAAAAACAGCGGGGGATCTCGCAAAGGAACATTATAATATAAAGGGAGATAATTATAGAGAATGGTTTCCTTTGTTGGACCCGGAATGGGACCCAAACCGAGCCGCTGAAATGGGAAGATTACAAGCATACCAGGAATGGATATTCAGAGGAATGGAGAAAGCAATTCCTAGAACAATAAATTGGGCAGCGTTATATGAGGTCAGACAGGGTCCTTCTGAAACACCTTCAGAATTCTTAGACAGAATAAGAGATGCAATGCGCTGGCACACGTCTCTGGACCCAAATTCGGAGGTAGGCGCACAGCAACTAATATCCCTCTTTTTAGGACAATCACAGGGGGATATTAGGCGCAAGTTGCAAAAATTGAGACCTCCTGAAAATAGAGACTTGGAAAAATTAGTAGAGGAAGCATGGAGAATATTTAGTAATCGAGAAGAAGGTTACAAGCAggaccaaaagaaaatattagcagtagtaagagaaaatgagaatCAAAAATCTAAAGTTAAATCAAGGCGTGGGCTGACACCCCTGGGTAGGAATCAGTGTGCAATATGCAAAAGGACAGGACACTGGAAAAACGAATGCCCTGAACGCAGACATCAAGAAAACACTAAATGGCGCAATAATCAAGGGAAAACAATAGCTcacatggaagaagaaaattga